A window from Marinagarivorans cellulosilyticus encodes these proteins:
- a CDS encoding nucleotidyl transferase AbiEii/AbiGii toxin family protein produces the protein MDRNSIYYKQVQLLMQVLPFVAKQECFALKGGTAINLFVREFPRLSVDIDLVYLPMKGRDEALQDISEALDAISADLKAAFKDVELTEAYKSKRDALRLIVGRNGVQIKVELSPVLRGTVYEPQMMEVCAAVEDEFGYAEVPVVALADLYAGKICAALDRQHPRDLFDVKWLLENEGLNDEIRKALIIYLASHNRPMAELLRPQFKDISAVYAGEFSNMAETDVPLEELVAVRERLVELIHQGLTDSEKAFLLSFKNREPDWGLLNLDDVSDLPAIKWKQINLAKMPEDKHKLALEKLKEVLGV, from the coding sequence ATGGATAGAAACAGTATTTATTACAAGCAAGTGCAGTTATTGATGCAGGTTTTACCTTTTGTCGCCAAGCAAGAATGTTTCGCACTTAAAGGCGGTACGGCAATTAATCTGTTTGTTAGAGAGTTTCCGCGCTTGTCAGTGGATATTGATCTGGTCTATCTGCCGATGAAAGGCCGTGATGAAGCATTACAGGATATTAGTGAAGCGCTAGATGCCATTAGTGCAGATTTGAAAGCCGCATTTAAAGATGTAGAGCTTACAGAAGCTTATAAGTCAAAGCGCGATGCGCTGAGACTGATTGTTGGCCGAAATGGTGTGCAGATAAAAGTAGAACTCTCACCCGTGCTACGTGGCACAGTTTACGAGCCGCAAATGATGGAAGTATGCGCCGCTGTAGAAGATGAGTTTGGTTATGCTGAAGTGCCTGTAGTGGCATTAGCTGATCTTTATGCGGGCAAGATTTGCGCGGCATTAGACAGGCAACATCCAAGAGATTTATTTGATGTGAAGTGGCTCTTGGAAAATGAAGGTCTGAATGACGAGATACGAAAAGCGCTCATTATCTATCTCGCTAGTCACAATCGCCCAATGGCCGAATTGCTCAGGCCGCAATTTAAAGATATATCAGCCGTCTATGCAGGTGAATTTTCAAATATGGCCGAAACGGACGTACCGCTTGAAGAGCTGGTAGCCGTTCGAGAGCGTTTGGTGGAGCTTATTCATCAAGGGCTAACAGATAGTGAAAAAGCGTTTTTACTATCGTTTAAAAACCGTGAGCCGGATTGGGGATTACTTAATCTAGACGATGTAAGTGATCTTCCGGCCATTAAATGGAAACAGATTAATCTGGCCAAAATGCCAGAAGATAAACATAAGCTAGCGCTAGAAAAGCTAAAAGAAGTTCTGGGTGTTTGA
- a CDS encoding lysophospholipid acyltransferase family protein, translating into MSTQLPPQAPRKGNAITRWIGRRLLALLGWRADGELPNTPKLIVAAAPHTSNWDFILAMLVVLSLGLRASYLMKKEAFFWPFAGLFKWLGGVPVERRQSGGMVGSLTQWFNSQEKAWLLITPEGTRTKVEKYKTGFLRVAESANVPVILVAWDYPTKRVVLEKVWTLTGDHDKDCAAIRQYLTNRYQARQPQWQ; encoded by the coding sequence GTGAGCACACAATTACCACCGCAAGCACCGCGCAAAGGAAATGCCATTACGCGGTGGATAGGACGCCGTTTATTAGCGCTGCTTGGGTGGCGTGCCGACGGTGAGCTTCCCAATACCCCTAAATTGATTGTCGCTGCTGCCCCGCATACTTCTAATTGGGATTTTATTCTCGCCATGTTAGTGGTATTAAGTTTGGGGCTTAGGGCGTCGTACTTAATGAAAAAAGAAGCCTTTTTTTGGCCCTTTGCCGGATTGTTTAAGTGGTTGGGTGGTGTGCCGGTAGAGCGTAGGCAATCTGGTGGTATGGTGGGTTCATTAACGCAGTGGTTTAACTCGCAAGAAAAGGCTTGGTTACTTATTACCCCTGAGGGTACGCGGACTAAAGTTGAAAAGTACAAAACCGGCTTTTTGCGCGTTGCAGAATCGGCCAATGTGCCGGTGATACTGGTAGCCTGGGATTACCCGACCAAGCGCGTTGTTCTCGAAAAAGTGTGGACGCTAACTGGCGATCACGATAAAGATTGCGCGGCGATTCGCCAGTATTTAACTAATAGGTACCAAGCGCGTCAGCCGCAATGGCAATAG
- a CDS encoding PilW family protein yields MKHLQTEEQAQPDANSKRKAERLHTTPKGSFSSWQGVSPTMATQSGATLIGLMIGMLISIISVLAILTLYKNLVHVSIDAAEDASHDGQVATALITAQLELQSAGYGIENADGLHLNASDDGSEIRWRYYEDSQYQCRAIRETVIDDRSRSLTLFEGDKFCDATTELSAVEWKPLSTLTKIVRQQAITEQLFTFSVGIGECSPFGVGATSKHLIATMAAVGSADLHNSTTDITATNYSLCVVSTHPS; encoded by the coding sequence ATGAAACACCTCCAAACCGAAGAGCAAGCGCAACCCGATGCTAATTCAAAGCGAAAAGCTGAACGCTTGCACACCACTCCAAAAGGAAGTTTCAGCTCATGGCAAGGTGTGTCCCCGACGATGGCCACACAGTCCGGCGCAACGCTTATAGGGCTTATGATCGGCATGTTAATTTCAATTATTAGTGTCTTGGCAATACTCACGCTCTATAAAAATCTAGTTCACGTATCCATTGATGCGGCAGAGGACGCATCCCACGACGGGCAAGTAGCGACGGCATTGATCACGGCTCAGCTCGAATTGCAAAGCGCGGGGTACGGAATAGAGAACGCCGATGGTTTGCATTTGAACGCCAGCGACGACGGCTCCGAAATACGCTGGCGCTATTATGAAGATAGTCAGTATCAATGCCGCGCTATTCGCGAAACCGTCATTGATGATCGCTCTCGGTCACTCACGCTTTTTGAGGGTGATAAATTCTGTGATGCGACAACGGAGTTAAGTGCCGTTGAATGGAAACCGCTAAGCACACTCACAAAGATTGTTCGCCAGCAGGCCATAACCGAACAGCTATTCACTTTTAGTGTAGGCATAGGCGAATGCTCACCTTTCGGCGTTGGAGCTACTTCTAAACACTTGATCGCCACAATGGCTGCCGTCGGCAGTGCCGACCTGCATAACAGCACCACAGATATTACCGCAACAAATTACAGCCTGTGCGTTGTGAGCACTCACCCCAGTTGA
- the hisD gene encoding histidinol dehydrogenase — MSSGIIKRLTSSDATFDAQLSALLAWEEGTHEQVESVVKGVLADVRKRGDEAVLEYTHKFDKLAAGSMSQLVYGQERLQQALANISEQDRTALQAAADRIASYHKHQLQESWRYTDEMGNQLGQKVTPMDRVGVYAPGGKAAYPSSVLMAAVTAKVAGVPDVALVTPTPAGQVNELVLAAAAIAGVDSMYTIGGAQAVAALAYGTQTIPKVDKIVGPGNVYVAEAKRAVFGTVDIDMIAGPSEILIISDGTADPDWLAMDLFSQAEHDEDAQAILISPDQAHLDAVQASIEKLLPTLARNEIATISLQKRGALIAVGSLSEAVEVSNRIAPEHLELAVADPEALVDDIRHAGAIFMGVSTSEALGDYCAGPNHVLPTSGTARFSSPLGVYDFQKRSSIIYCSKNGASQLGKVASHLARAESLEAHARSAEYRIID; from the coding sequence ATGTCTAGCGGGATTATCAAACGCCTTACATCATCCGATGCCACATTTGATGCGCAATTAAGCGCGTTGTTGGCGTGGGAGGAGGGCACGCATGAACAGGTAGAATCTGTTGTGAAAGGCGTGTTAGCCGACGTGCGCAAGCGTGGCGATGAGGCCGTTTTAGAATATACCCATAAGTTCGATAAACTAGCTGCCGGCAGCATGAGCCAGCTAGTCTACGGCCAAGAGCGCCTGCAGCAGGCGTTAGCCAATATCAGCGAACAAGACCGCACCGCCTTACAGGCCGCGGCCGATCGCATTGCGAGTTACCACAAACATCAATTGCAAGAAAGCTGGCGCTATACCGATGAAATGGGTAATCAACTCGGGCAGAAAGTTACCCCAATGGATCGTGTTGGTGTTTATGCCCCCGGTGGCAAAGCGGCTTACCCGTCTTCTGTCTTGATGGCTGCAGTAACGGCTAAAGTCGCTGGCGTGCCCGATGTTGCCTTGGTTACACCGACTCCTGCAGGGCAGGTTAACGAATTGGTTCTGGCCGCCGCAGCGATTGCAGGGGTAGACAGCATGTATACCATAGGTGGTGCACAGGCGGTCGCAGCATTGGCGTACGGTACGCAAACTATTCCCAAGGTTGATAAAATCGTTGGCCCTGGCAATGTTTATGTTGCGGAAGCCAAGCGTGCGGTATTTGGTACTGTGGATATTGACATGATTGCTGGGCCAAGCGAAATTCTCATTATTTCTGATGGCACCGCCGATCCCGATTGGTTGGCAATGGATTTGTTCAGCCAAGCCGAGCACGATGAAGATGCGCAGGCTATTTTGATTTCGCCTGATCAAGCGCATTTGGATGCGGTGCAAGCGAGCATCGAAAAATTATTGCCCACTTTAGCGCGCAACGAAATAGCGACTATTTCGCTGCAAAAACGGGGCGCTTTAATTGCGGTTGGTAGTTTAAGTGAAGCGGTTGAAGTGAGTAATCGCATTGCGCCAGAGCATTTGGAGCTGGCCGTTGCCGACCCAGAAGCGCTAGTTGATGATATTCGCCATGCTGGCGCTATATTTATGGGCGTGAGTACATCCGAAGCGCTGGGCGATTATTGTGCTGGCCCCAACCACGTATTGCCAACATCCGGCACCGCGCGTTTTTCATCGCCGTTGGGTGTGTACGACTTCCAAAAGCGTAGTTCGATTATTTATTGCTCTAAAAATGGTGCTAGCCAACTAGGTAAGGTGGCTAGCCACCTTGCTCGCGCGGAGTCATTGGAGGCGCACGCGCGTTCTGCGGAATATCGAATAATCGATTAA
- a CDS encoding RDD family protein — protein sequence MTPVTTAPLWRRFAALGYDSLILLAISMAYGGLVTGLGAFAGNASAAGPDYQPMFKTGGAGELVLLGWIISLASFYIGFWYRSGQTVGMRAWRLSLVDINNPNQHPTFVRCCQRAAWGILSFALAGIGYWYRFFNNDGQCLHDKLTRTAVVVLPKPSKPSKT from the coding sequence ATGACCCCTGTTACTACCGCCCCCCTTTGGCGGCGCTTTGCCGCACTTGGTTACGACAGCCTAATACTACTCGCTATTAGCATGGCCTATGGCGGCCTAGTAACAGGTTTAGGAGCCTTTGCCGGAAATGCCAGCGCTGCCGGCCCCGACTACCAACCCATGTTTAAGACCGGCGGCGCTGGTGAGCTTGTTTTATTGGGCTGGATTATAAGCCTTGCCAGCTTTTACATCGGCTTTTGGTACCGCTCTGGGCAAACCGTAGGTATGCGCGCATGGCGCTTAAGCCTAGTAGATATAAACAACCCCAACCAACACCCAACATTTGTGCGCTGCTGCCAGCGAGCAGCGTGGGGAATACTCAGCTTTGCTTTAGCCGGCATCGGTTACTGGTACCGCTTTTTTAACAATGACGGGCAGTGCCTGCACGACAAATTGACGCGCACTGCTGTAGTCGTCTTGCCCAAGCCAAGCAAGCCCTCAAAAACCTGA
- a CDS encoding MATE family efflux transporter: MQKNSSLLTYRQLIQKAWPIMLANTALPLLGLIDTAIIGHWGGTTDLAALAIGSLALNVIFWNFGFLRMSTTGFIAQAEGRQDDIAKAQTLIRATVIALSFAALLLLCKTLITQTALSILAPPFDTHNAAFNYINIRLWAAPASLINYVVAGYLIGLARNRILLILQVFLNSTNALLDILLVRFFDMGIEGIAIGTVIAEYSTAILSLCWLAKGQAIIFQAKTTKNLWYKTAIFSLLKSNRDIWLRTLFLLAGFIGFTHFSGHYGSSQLAANHILLQIISFSAFFLDGFANVTEAYVGKAIGQKNKKVFSHIVQRTSVLACITAIALGTLLIMFGQSLIAALTDLPHIQTVALAYLPFAAVYIAVSCGAFQLDGIFIGAGASAALRNASILSTSITFCLWLGLLPGIGMKGLWLIFVVFVVLRSLFLGTYLPQLIKQHFPVNAR; encoded by the coding sequence GTGCAAAAAAATTCCTCATTATTAACCTATCGCCAACTGATACAAAAAGCTTGGCCCATAATGCTCGCCAATACCGCCCTCCCGCTATTGGGGCTTATTGATACCGCCATCATTGGTCACTGGGGTGGCACCACAGATTTAGCGGCTTTAGCCATTGGCAGCTTGGCATTAAATGTTATTTTTTGGAATTTTGGTTTTTTACGGATGAGCACTACAGGCTTTATTGCGCAAGCCGAAGGTCGCCAAGATGATATAGCCAAAGCGCAAACGCTGATCCGAGCTACCGTAATCGCACTAAGTTTTGCCGCGCTATTATTACTGTGTAAAACGCTTATTACGCAAACGGCACTCAGCATTTTAGCCCCACCATTTGACACCCACAATGCGGCATTTAACTACATTAATATTCGCCTTTGGGCGGCACCGGCGAGCCTAATCAATTACGTTGTGGCGGGCTATTTAATTGGCTTAGCGCGCAACCGCATACTTTTGATATTGCAGGTTTTCTTAAATAGCACCAATGCCCTACTCGATATACTACTAGTACGTTTTTTTGACATGGGAATTGAAGGTATCGCTATAGGAACTGTTATCGCAGAATATAGCACTGCTATTTTAAGTTTATGCTGGCTCGCCAAAGGCCAAGCAATTATATTCCAAGCAAAGACCACCAAAAACTTATGGTATAAAACCGCTATATTTTCACTGCTAAAAAGTAACCGCGACATTTGGTTGCGTACATTATTTTTATTAGCAGGCTTTATTGGGTTCACCCATTTCAGTGGTCATTATGGTTCTTCGCAACTCGCAGCTAACCATATACTGCTACAAATTATTTCATTCTCGGCCTTCTTTTTAGACGGTTTCGCGAACGTTACCGAAGCGTATGTAGGAAAAGCCATTGGCCAAAAAAACAAAAAAGTGTTTAGCCATATTGTTCAACGAACTAGTGTTTTAGCGTGCATAACAGCCATCGCCCTAGGTACGTTATTAATCATGTTTGGCCAAAGCCTTATTGCCGCACTAACAGATTTACCCCACATCCAAACAGTAGCGCTTGCATACCTGCCTTTTGCTGCAGTTTATATCGCGGTGTCTTGCGGAGCATTTCAATTGGATGGCATTTTTATCGGCGCTGGCGCAAGTGCAGCGCTCAGAAATGCCTCTATATTATCTACCAGCATAACTTTTTGTTTATGGCTTGGGTTACTGCCAGGAATAGGCATGAAAGGCCTTTGGCTGATATTTGTGGTATTTGTTGTTTTGCGCAGCCTATTTTTAGGCACTTATTTACCACAGCTGATTAAACAGCACTTTCCTGTAAATGCTCGCTAA
- a CDS encoding AI-2E family transporter: MSSSPVVRFLFGAACFVIVVAGMRTAESLLVPFLLSLFISVLCSPALVWLKDRGVPNGIAIFMIIGVVVVASLGVGTVVGSAIGNFRQDLPEYQLRLTELTAGLFIKLQSLGLNIEVSQLKDSFNPSAVLGFAGSALANLGNMMTNAFLILLTVVFILAEEVGFSDKIKLASANYQKTLEALNRFKIVVNRYMAIKSGLSLVTGLFIMIWLWALGVDYFVLWGLLAFLLNFIPTLGSILAAVPAVLLALVQLGVGDAVLAGMGFLVVNVVIGNVLEPRIMGKGLDLSALVVFLSLVFWGWVLGSIGMLLSIPLTMTVKIALESFDETRWVGIMLGSGTVAAKAVRSEFALPSATSDAEPK; encoded by the coding sequence ATGTCTTCATCGCCAGTGGTACGTTTTTTATTTGGTGCGGCGTGTTTCGTTATTGTTGTGGCGGGTATGCGCACGGCTGAATCGTTGCTTGTTCCATTTTTATTATCGCTATTTATTTCTGTTTTGTGCTCGCCAGCTTTGGTGTGGCTAAAAGATCGCGGTGTGCCCAATGGCATCGCCATTTTTATGATTATTGGCGTGGTTGTGGTGGCGAGTTTAGGTGTGGGCACGGTTGTCGGTTCAGCCATTGGAAACTTCCGCCAAGATTTACCCGAGTACCAGTTGCGGTTAACAGAATTAACCGCTGGGCTATTTATAAAGCTGCAAAGTTTGGGGCTGAATATTGAAGTCTCGCAGCTAAAAGATAGCTTTAACCCATCGGCCGTTTTAGGCTTTGCGGGCAGCGCACTAGCCAACCTTGGCAATATGATGACCAATGCCTTTTTAATATTGTTAACCGTGGTTTTTATCTTGGCAGAAGAGGTTGGCTTTAGCGATAAAATCAAATTGGCTAGCGCTAATTATCAAAAAACGCTCGAAGCCCTTAATCGCTTTAAAATTGTTGTAAATCGCTATATGGCGATTAAGTCGGGTTTAAGTTTAGTTACTGGCCTGTTTATTATGATTTGGTTGTGGGCGCTCGGTGTTGACTACTTTGTGCTTTGGGGCTTGCTGGCTTTTTTGTTAAATTTTATTCCCACGTTAGGCTCTATTTTAGCTGCAGTGCCGGCTGTATTATTGGCGTTGGTGCAGCTGGGTGTGGGTGATGCCGTTTTAGCGGGCATGGGTTTTTTGGTGGTTAATGTTGTGATTGGCAATGTATTGGAGCCACGGATTATGGGGAAAGGCTTAGACTTATCGGCCTTGGTGGTATTTTTGTCGTTAGTTTTTTGGGGCTGGGTATTAGGCTCTATCGGCATGTTGCTTTCTATTCCTTTGACCATGACAGTAAAAATCGCACTGGAAAGCTTTGATGAAACGCGCTGGGTTGGCATCATGTTAGGTTCTGGCACGGTGGCAGCTAAGGCTGTGCGCAGCGAATTTGCTTTGCCCAGCGCAACGAGTGATGCCGAGCCAAAGTAA
- a CDS encoding peptide chain release factor 3, producing the protein MAEANFINEINKRRTFAIISHPDAGKTTITEKLLLWGQAIQIAGSVKGKKGPHAKSDWMSMEQERGISVTSSVMQFPYKGRVVNLLDTPGHEDFSEDTYRTLTAVDSVLMVIDGAKGVEDRTIKLMEVCRLRDTPILSFINKMDRDIRDPIEVLDEIESVLKISCAPINWPLGMGKEFKGVYNLVTDTIHVFTQGQGHMIPDDIQIKGLDSAEAAELMGPYIDDVREEIELVRGATPEFDMEAYLQGKQTPVFFGTALGNFGVREMLDGFVECAPKPLARPAAPREVAPEEEKFSGFVFKIQANMDPKHRDRIAFMRVCSGNYHQGMKMRHVRLGKDIRISDAVTFLAGDRSAVEVARAGDIIGLHNHGTIQIGDTFTEGEDLKFTGIPHFAPELFRRIRLKDPLKTKALQKGLQQLSEEGSTQVFFPKNNNDIVVGAVGVLQFEVVAYRLKDEYKVEAIYEPVNVATARWVDCEDPKKFDEFKRKCADNLSIDGGGHLTYLAPTRVNLSLAQERYPEVRFRATREH; encoded by the coding sequence ATGGCTGAAGCCAATTTTATCAATGAAATCAATAAGAGAAGAACGTTTGCTATCATCTCGCATCCGGATGCCGGTAAAACTACGATTACCGAAAAACTCTTGCTTTGGGGGCAGGCGATCCAAATCGCCGGTTCAGTTAAGGGCAAAAAAGGCCCTCATGCCAAGTCTGATTGGATGAGTATGGAGCAAGAGCGGGGTATTTCGGTGACCTCCTCGGTTATGCAGTTTCCGTACAAGGGCCGCGTTGTTAACTTGCTGGATACCCCCGGTCACGAAGATTTCTCTGAAGATACCTACCGTACCTTAACGGCTGTGGATTCCGTATTGATGGTGATTGATGGCGCCAAAGGTGTGGAAGATCGGACCATCAAGTTAATGGAGGTATGTCGTCTGCGCGATACACCTATTTTATCCTTTATTAACAAAATGGACCGCGATATTCGCGATCCAATCGAGGTGCTTGACGAGATTGAAAGCGTTCTCAAGATTTCCTGCGCGCCGATTAACTGGCCGTTAGGCATGGGGAAAGAATTTAAAGGTGTCTATAACTTGGTCACCGATACCATCCATGTTTTTACTCAAGGTCAGGGACATATGATTCCCGATGACATCCAAATTAAAGGTTTAGATAGCGCAGAAGCTGCAGAGCTGATGGGCCCCTACATTGATGATGTTCGTGAAGAGATAGAGCTAGTTCGCGGTGCCACGCCAGAGTTCGATATGGAGGCGTACTTACAAGGTAAGCAAACCCCGGTATTTTTTGGTACAGCACTAGGAAATTTTGGCGTACGCGAAATGCTCGATGGCTTTGTTGAGTGCGCACCTAAGCCTTTAGCGCGCCCAGCTGCACCGCGAGAAGTCGCACCCGAAGAAGAAAAGTTCAGCGGCTTTGTATTTAAAATTCAAGCCAATATGGACCCTAAACACCGCGACCGTATTGCGTTTATGCGCGTGTGTTCGGGTAATTACCATCAAGGCATGAAAATGCGCCACGTGCGTTTAGGTAAGGACATCCGCATTAGCGATGCCGTTACTTTTTTAGCAGGCGATCGCAGTGCGGTAGAGGTGGCCCGTGCGGGTGATATTATTGGCTTGCACAATCACGGTACCATTCAAATCGGTGATACCTTCACCGAAGGGGAAGACTTAAAGTTTACGGGTATTCCACACTTTGCCCCAGAGTTGTTTCGCCGTATTCGTTTGAAAGATCCACTTAAAACCAAGGCCTTGCAAAAAGGCCTTCAGCAGCTATCTGAAGAGGGCAGTACGCAGGTATTCTTCCCCAAAAATAACAACGATATAGTTGTTGGCGCAGTGGGTGTGCTGCAGTTTGAAGTGGTTGCCTATCGCCTAAAAGACGAATACAAAGTGGAAGCAATTTACGAACCTGTTAATGTGGCCACAGCGCGCTGGGTCGATTGTGAAGACCCTAAAAAGTTTGATGAATTTAAGCGCAAATGCGCTGACAATCTCAGTATCGATGGCGGCGGGCATTTAACCTATTTGGCCCCTACGCGTGTTAATTTGTCGTTAGCGCAAGAGCGTTACCCAGAAGTACGTTTTAGAGCAACACGAGAGCACTAA
- a CDS encoding type IV toxin-antitoxin system AbiEi family antitoxin — MNSTTLQDDGVKGAYKQSLKALLPYGMLATKKWLVEQGLSAHAIDNAVKTETLLLLATGVYSQYSRSVSWEGVVASMQRMEKDEGASVPPVVVGGLSALSLSGLSQYLSLGNKTHIHLYAAGKLPTWMVRLSLPFEFEGHSTSRLWPESLLSDKAFIKEHKWEAELPSVYFSCPEKAILELLMDLPESVTFEHADELMQGLVNLSPRKLDTLLKACKSVKAKRLFFWLAKRQSYPWFSKLNVKDYDLGSGKRVVAKSGKLDTDYLITVPSHMAMESEG, encoded by the coding sequence GTGAATAGCACAACTTTACAGGACGATGGTGTAAAAGGCGCATATAAGCAGTCGCTTAAAGCGCTTTTGCCTTATGGCATGTTAGCCACTAAAAAGTGGCTGGTAGAGCAGGGCTTGAGCGCTCATGCTATAGATAATGCCGTAAAAACAGAAACCTTGTTGTTACTCGCAACCGGTGTATATAGCCAGTATTCTCGCTCTGTGAGCTGGGAAGGCGTAGTTGCTTCTATGCAGCGTATGGAGAAAGACGAGGGGGCTAGTGTGCCGCCTGTAGTCGTCGGTGGTTTATCGGCGCTTTCTTTATCTGGTCTATCGCAATATCTGTCATTAGGCAATAAAACGCATATTCATCTCTATGCGGCTGGTAAATTGCCGACATGGATGGTGCGCTTGTCGTTACCTTTTGAGTTTGAAGGGCACAGTACAAGCAGGTTATGGCCTGAAAGTTTGTTATCAGACAAAGCTTTTATCAAAGAGCACAAGTGGGAGGCGGAGTTACCGTCTGTATATTTCTCATGCCCTGAGAAAGCGATATTAGAGTTATTGATGGATTTACCAGAGAGCGTGACCTTTGAGCATGCTGACGAGCTTATGCAAGGGCTCGTGAATTTATCGCCCAGAAAGCTCGATACGCTTTTGAAAGCTTGTAAGAGCGTAAAGGCTAAGCGCTTGTTTTTCTGGTTGGCTAAACGTCAATCCTATCCTTGGTTTAGCAAGCTAAACGTTAAGGATTATGATTTAGGCTCAGGTAAGCGTGTCGTCGCCAAAAGCGGAAAGCTGGATACAGATTATTTAATCACTGTGCCGTCACATATGGCTATGGAAAGCGAAGGCTAG
- the traF gene encoding conjugal transfer protein TraF, which yields MKLALPLLLSFISSSAIAGSFGTYDPRSQAMAGTAVAIGSVGMAAGHNPALLGLFDQDEDKSRNGHYYLPYAVANVSQVAIDSLQLIEDELDIAFDSALDNYNNNPQQDNAAAASIAAQNLENGLTSIANKDFSFSAFIPLIAVSEPSKKGGGGFYLGSRIEGGGRSYVPDEDIELFDDYVEALDNVANGGYWRDVHPELFNADEDYVDFAPPPLNDPYDQIESSADLRGLIINEAAVAGALGYDFDRMRVAVGVTPKAMQVRVFDESREVSKDSLEVENSSKPHLMFNADIGVAIEFDSGVRLAYVGKDLFSRSFTSSTGAIIELNTKHRMGLAYLTPKWEIGMDYDMQVNVPTANEQAGQFLSLGGEYRIFQRYALRAGYRYDTDNQLPAATSIGVGAHWGPVYLNASYLRSAEEQGGGLQLGFAF from the coding sequence GTGAAATTAGCTTTACCCTTATTACTCAGTTTTATTAGCTCTTCGGCAATCGCCGGCAGTTTTGGCACCTACGACCCACGCAGCCAAGCTATGGCAGGAACAGCCGTTGCCATCGGCAGTGTCGGCATGGCGGCCGGCCATAACCCTGCATTGTTGGGCTTATTCGACCAAGATGAAGACAAAAGCCGCAATGGCCATTACTACCTTCCCTATGCCGTAGCAAACGTTTCGCAAGTTGCGATCGACAGCCTCCAACTCATAGAAGACGAACTCGATATCGCTTTTGACTCAGCCTTAGACAATTACAACAACAACCCTCAGCAGGACAATGCCGCTGCTGCCAGCATTGCCGCTCAGAATTTAGAAAACGGCCTAACGAGCATCGCAAACAAAGATTTTAGCTTCAGCGCGTTTATCCCCCTGATTGCAGTTTCTGAGCCCTCAAAAAAAGGCGGTGGCGGCTTTTATCTGGGCTCACGTATAGAAGGCGGAGGCCGCAGTTATGTACCAGATGAAGACATTGAGCTATTCGATGACTACGTCGAAGCACTCGACAATGTCGCCAACGGTGGTTACTGGCGTGACGTTCACCCTGAACTATTCAATGCCGATGAAGATTATGTCGACTTCGCACCACCGCCACTGAACGACCCTTACGATCAAATCGAGTCCAGCGCCGACTTACGCGGGTTAATCATTAACGAAGCTGCCGTGGCCGGAGCACTAGGATACGACTTTGATCGCATGCGCGTCGCTGTTGGGGTAACCCCTAAAGCCATGCAAGTGCGTGTATTTGATGAGTCGCGAGAGGTTTCTAAAGACAGCCTAGAAGTCGAAAACAGCTCTAAGCCCCACCTCATGTTTAACGCCGATATTGGCGTTGCCATCGAATTTGATTCCGGCGTGCGCCTCGCTTACGTCGGTAAAGACTTATTTTCACGCTCATTTACCAGCAGTACCGGCGCTATTATCGAACTCAATACCAAACATCGCATGGGCTTAGCCTACCTAACCCCAAAGTGGGAAATAGGCATGGACTACGACATGCAGGTCAATGTACCTACAGCTAACGAACAAGCCGGCCAGTTTTTATCTTTAGGCGGTGAATACCGGATCTTTCAACGCTACGCCTTACGTGCAGGTTATCGTTACGATACAGATAACCAACTGCCTGCAGCGACCAGCATTGGCGTTGGTGCCCACTGGGGCCCGGTATACCTTAATGCTAGCTACCTGCGCAGTGCCGAGGAGCAAGGAGGCGGCCTACAATTGGGTTTTGCCTTCTAA
- a CDS encoding DUF6942 family protein, with translation MKKSTVVGLGASKARLAIYIANRPLNAPYPSLNTLQPLVAGELQNIVANNSNHWRKAFNVFAKILWQLKWPELTVNTASCWQDYRDNHLLKAHSREALLFSPPDIQASHIKIVTGKTYAAAIALPPLTWLDAHFAVNTQHKLIVCPYLDYRQLSNARIVTLGLLISEHLQESAV, from the coding sequence ATGAAAAAATCGACGGTTGTTGGTTTAGGGGCATCAAAGGCTCGCTTGGCAATTTATATTGCTAACAGGCCATTAAATGCTCCTTATCCTTCTTTAAATACTTTGCAACCCTTGGTAGCCGGCGAGTTACAAAATATTGTGGCCAACAATAGTAACCATTGGCGCAAAGCGTTTAATGTTTTTGCGAAAATTCTGTGGCAGTTAAAATGGCCAGAGCTTACTGTGAATACTGCTAGCTGTTGGCAAGATTATCGCGATAACCATCTGCTAAAGGCGCATTCGCGCGAAGCCTTACTGTTCAGCCCTCCAGATATTCAAGCCTCACATATTAAAATAGTTACAGGTAAAACCTACGCGGCGGCTATAGCCCTGCCGCCCTTAACGTGGCTAGATGCTCATTTCGCTGTAAATACCCAGCACAAGCTTATCGTGTGCCCCTACCTTGATTATCGTCAGTTATCCAATGCGCGTATTGTTACGCTGGGTTTGTTAATTAGCGAGCATTTACAGGAAAGTGCTGTTTAA